The following are encoded in a window of Vigna unguiculata cultivar IT97K-499-35 chromosome 8, ASM411807v1, whole genome shotgun sequence genomic DNA:
- the LOC114194987 gene encoding uncharacterized protein LOC114194987 — translation MEKRDLGCDLLVSTPSSGQVATSSVCVGCLREVAGRRFKVNLVCLPLEGLNVILRMDWLSNNHIIIDYGRRSLVFPEHEGLELISTREAVKALQEWAMCFMVMAKPKKKGAIKLIHNILVANEYANVFLDEVLGLPPSRDIDFTIDLICWCGSRVHDSIQNGTCRIGRTKEAN, via the coding sequence ATGGAGAAACGTGACTTGGGGTGTGACTTGCTTGTTTCAACTCCTTCCTCGGGTCAGGTAGCTACCAGTTCAGTCTGCGTTGGGTGTTTAAGGGAAGTGGCAGGTCGCAGATtcaaggtgaacttggtgtgcttgccTTTGGAGGGACTGAATGTGATATTGAGGATGGACTGGCTGTCTAACAATCACATCATAATTGATTATGGACGGCGTAGTTTGGTGTTCCCAGAACATGAAGGATTGGAGTTGATCTCAACTCGAGAAGCTGTGAAAGCGTTGCAAGAATGGGCCATGTGTTTTATGGTGATGGCTAAACCAAAAAAGAAAGGTGCAATAAAGTTGATTCATAATATTCTTGTTGCCAATGAGTATGCAAATGTATTTCTGGACGAAGTACTAGGATTGCCGCCGAGTCGGGACATTGACTTCACCATTGACTTAATTTGCTGGTGCGGGTCCCGTGTCCATGACTCCATACAGAATGGCACTTGCAGAATTGGCAGGACTAAAGAAGCAAATTGA